The DNA sequence ATCCAGATGTCCGATTGAATGAGGGCGATGCGGCCGTCGTCTTCAGTTTCTGCCCTCAATTCACCAGCGCTCCACCTTGAACATGGGGCGCGATGGGCGTTGTTGCAGAAAGTCGGCCTGAGTTGTGAGTGCCCCTTTCCCATTCAGTTTCATGCCACGCGGACGACGTGGGCGGTGCCGAGCGCGTTGAAGCGATTGACAAGGGCGACCCGGATGTGGATTTCGGCGGTTTGGCGATCTGGATCCCGCGCGGCGATGCGCTCACCGAAGGCCTTCAGGCATCGCATCTTGGCCTCCACTCGGCTACGGGCGTGGTATCCGGTCCACCGCTTCCAGAATGCCCGACCGTAGTGACGCGTGGCGCGCAGGGTTTCGTTGCGCGCCTTGGCAGCCGGGCAGTCCTCTTTCCAAGCTCGACCGTTCCTTCGGGTCGGTATGATTGCCGTGCCACCGCGTGCGATGACGGCGCCGTGGCAGCGGCGGGTATCGTAGGCACCATCCGCGGTCACGGTGCCGATGTCCTCGTCCTCGGGGATCTGGCCCAACAGGTCCGGCAGGACTGGGCTGTCGCCTTCCCGGCTAGGGGTGAACTCGACGGCCCGGATATCCGAGGTGGCGATA is a window from the Phaeobacter gallaeciensis DSM 26640 genome containing:
- a CDS encoding IS5-like element ISRhba5 family transposase; its protein translation is MSKPKPARYRTTNWSSYNDALRKRGSLLIWLDKEMTWHAPHEGRPGRPPVFSNAAIQFCLSLKVLFKLPLRQTAGMVASLLRLAGLDWPVPDYSTLCRRQKTLKVQIPYRRAEGPLNLLVDSTGIKFLGDGEWQARKHGVQGRRQWRKVHLAMDIATSDIRAVEFTPSREGDSPVLPDLLGQIPEDEDIGTVTADGAYDTRRCHGAVIARGGTAIIPTRRNGRAWKEDCPAAKARNETLRATRHYGRAFWKRWTGYHARSRVEAKMRCLKAFGERIAARDPDRQTAEIHIRVALVNRFNALGTAHVVRVA